A segment of the Salvelinus namaycush isolate Seneca chromosome 3, SaNama_1.0, whole genome shotgun sequence genome:
taacatttaaaagctgtagctaaagtacagctaaagtagctgtgtaactcaatgatattgtagcagccttaactagaggtcgaccgattatgatttttcaacgcagataccgataccgattattggacgaccaaaaaagccgatacaattttttttacatttacttgtaataatgacaattacaacaatactgaatgaacacttattttaacttaatataatacatcaataaaatcaatcttgcctcaagtaaataatgaaacatgttcaatttggttgaaataatgcaaaaacaaagtgttggagaagaaagtaaaagtgcaatatgtgccatgtaaggaagctaacgtttaagttccttgctcagaacatgaaaacatatgaaagctggtggttccttttaacatgagtcttcaatattcccagataagaagttttaggttgtagttattataggaattataggactctttccctctataccatttgtatttcattaacctttgactattggatgttcttataggcacgttagtattgccagtgtaacagtatagcttccgcccctctcctcgctcctccctgggctcgaaccaggaacacaacaacaacagccaccctcgaagcagcgttacccatgcagagcaaggggaacaactactagaaggctcagagcgagtgacgtttgaaacgctattagcgcgcgctaacaagccagccatttcacttcggttacaccagcctcatctcgggagttgatagggttgaagtcataaacagcgcaatgcttgaagcacaacgaagagctgctggcaaaacgcatgaaagtgctgtttgaatgaatgtttacgcgcctgctgctgcctaccaccgctcagtcagatacttagatacttgtatgcttgaatgctcagtcagattattgtggagtgcaacgagaggcaggcaggtcgttattgcgttggactagttaacctgaaGGTGGCaatattggatcccccgagctgacaaggtgaaaatctgtcattctgcccctgaacgaggcagttaacccaccgtttctaggccgtcattgaaaataagaatgtgttcttaactgacttgttaaataaagaataaaaaaataaaacatcggtgtccaaaaataccgatttccgattgttataaaaacttgaaattggcccaaATTAATCacccattccgattaatcggtcgacctctagcctaaacacaacacctagtgacctcatcaagtagctgTAGGGATGTGTTGTGATGAttaatatagagagagagagacaacattaataataccatcaataataatataatcagtcacaccagtctgtaatgcattatgacaacatttacacatttatacagtcagttaagagaataaataattataatttaaaactttataacagtcctacaatactgtaggcattaaaacagacgtaatattaatatcctctgttatttctagattcagatgagcttgctgtgatttgccaacgtgaactcaaatctaatctaaagaagaagtttcaatgtgtatttgaggggatcgctaaacaaggaaacccaacacttctcaataagatctacacagagctctacatcacagagggcggaacaggagaggtcaataatgaacatgagctgagacagattgagacaacaaccaggaaacaagcaagaccagagactgcaatcaaatgtaacgacatcttcacacCCTTACCTGGACAAGACAAACaaatcagaactgtgctgacaaagggagtcgctggcattggaaaaacagtctctgtgcagaagttcattctggactgggctgaaggaaaagcaaatcaggatgtccaatttgtattttcattccctttccgggagctgaatttgatgaaaggggaaaacactttgattgaacttcttaatcacttctcaatggaaaccaaacaatcaagaatctccaactacgacaagtacaaagttctgttcatctttgatggtctggatgagtgccgactgcccctagacttccagaagaacaagatctgttgtgacgtcacagagtcaacctcagtggatgttctgctgacaaatctcatcaagggaaatctacttccctctgctctcctctggataactacccgacctgcagcagccaataagatcccttcagagtgtgttcaccaggtgacagaggtacgagggttcaatgacccacagaaggaggagtacttcaggaagagattcagtgatgaggacctgtccagcagaatcatctcacacataaagacatcaaggagcctccacatcatgtgccacattccagtcttctgttggatttctgcaacagtacTTGAACACATGCTGAGACATAAGaaagaagagatgcccaagactctgactgagatgtacacacaccttgtggtgtttcataccaaacagaagaatgaaaagtatcttgggaaagaagagacaggtctacactggaataaagaggacattctgtcactgggaaaactggcttttcaacagcttgtgaatggcaatctgattttctatgaagaagacctgaaagaggctggcattgatgtcagtgaagcctcagtgtactcaggattgtgcacacagctctttaaagaggaatgtgggctgtaccaggacaaggtgtactgctttgttcatctgagcattcaggagtttctggctgctgtatatgtgttcctctcattcatcaacaacaatgagaatctaatggatgATCCTCAATCAATGTTCAGAAACTTTTTGTCGCTTTTCAGAAACAAGGTTGAAGTTACTGAAGTTActgtctacaagagtgctgtggataaagccttacaaagtgagacgggaaacctggacctgttcctccgcttccttctgggcctctctctagagtccaatcagaagcacttacgaggtctactgacaaagacaagtaGCAGCTCACAgacccatgaagaaacagtcaagtacatcaaggagaagatcggggagaatctctctccagagaggagcatcaatctgttccactgtctgaatgaccattctctagtggaggagatccaaagctacctgagctcaggaagtctctcaaaacccaacctgtcacctgcacagtggtcagctctggtctttgtgttgctgacttcagaaaaggagctggatgtgtttgacctgaagaaatactccagatcagaggaaggtcttctgaggctgctgccagtggtcaaagcctccagagctgctctgtgagtaaataaaatgacatataagaactaatcatcaggaagaaatattcagtttagagaaaatgatgtatta
Coding sequences within it:
- the LOC120044136 gene encoding NLR family CARD domain-containing protein 3-like, which produces ENIMTFVKNELKMFKRILSPELPEGFESQKQDKEVVDAEDEKQESSAREGALKITLHVLRKMNQKELADTLEKNELAVICQRELKSNLKKKFQCVFEGIAKQGNPTLLNKIYTELYITEGGTGEVNNEHELRQIETTTRKQARPETAIKCNDIFTPLPGQDKQIRTVLTKGVAGIGKTVSVQKFILDWAEGKANQDVQFVFSFPFRELNLMKGENTLIELLNHFSMETKQSRISNYDKYKVLFIFDGLDECRLPLDFQKNKICCDVTESTSVDVLLTNLIKGNLLPSALLWITTRPAAANKIPSECVHQVTEVRGFNDPQKEEYFRKRFSDEDLSSRIISHIKTSRSLHIMCHIPVFCWISATVLEHMLRHKKEEMPKTLTEMYTHLVVFHTKQKNEKYLGKEETGLHWNKEDILSLGKLAFQQLVNGNLIFYEEDLKEAGIDVSEASVYSGLCTQLFKEECGLYQDKVYCFVHLSIQEFLAAVYVFLSFINNNENLMDDPQSMFRNFLSLFRNKVEVTEVTVYKSAVDKALQSETGNLDLFLRFLLGLSLESNQKHLRGLLTKTSSSSQTHEETVKYIKEKIGENLSPERSINLFHCLNDHSLVEEIQSYLSSGSLSKPNLSPAQWSALVFVLLTSEKELDVFDLKKYSRSEEGLLRLLPVVKASRAALLSGCGVTEEGCASLVSALESNPSHLRELDLSNNDLKDSGVKLLSAGLGNPHCKLETLRLSGCGVTEEGCASLVSALESNPSHLRELDLSYNHPGDSGVRLLSAGLEDPHCRLEKLNVEHGGENRMKPGLRKYVCDLTLDPNTVNRLLSLSEENRKVTCRREKQPYPDHPERFEDCRQVLCREGLTGRCYWEVERSGRGAVIGVTYKGISRKGDLKDDCGLGYNDKSWSLFYSYNSYRAWHNNNSTTIDVPSSSSHRVGVYLDWPAGTLSFYRASSDTLTHLITFTSTFTEPLYPGFGLWFEDSSVSLK